A single region of the Palaeococcus ferrophilus DSM 13482 genome encodes:
- the pgiA gene encoding glucose-6-phosphate isomerase, which yields MAEYKKPFGVKIDLETGVIPGAKKLVRKLSDLKGYFADENAYSELLKDDPVVYEVYAIEQEEKDGDLNFATTVLYPGKVGKEFFFTKGHYHAKADRAEVYYALKGKGGMLLQTPEGRAEWIPMEPGTVVYVPPYWAHRTVNTGNEPFIFLALYPADAGHDYGSIKEKGFSKLVIEEGGEVRVIDNPRWKSD from the coding sequence ATGGCCGAGTACAAGAAGCCTTTCGGTGTTAAGATTGACCTTGAGACTGGCGTGATTCCGGGTGCAAAGAAGCTCGTCAGGAAGCTGAGCGACCTTAAGGGGTACTTTGCTGATGAAAATGCCTACAGCGAGCTCCTAAAGGATGATCCCGTGGTTTACGAGGTTTACGCGATAGAGCAGGAGGAGAAGGATGGAGACCTCAACTTCGCCACCACCGTCCTCTACCCCGGCAAGGTCGGGAAGGAGTTCTTCTTTACCAAGGGGCACTACCACGCCAAGGCGGACAGGGCAGAGGTTTACTACGCCCTCAAGGGGAAAGGCGGCATGCTCCTCCAGACGCCCGAGGGAAGGGCCGAATGGATTCCAATGGAGCCCGGAACCGTTGTCTACGTCCCCCCCTACTGGGCCCACAGGACGGTGAACACAGGGAATGAGCCCTTTATCTTCCTCGCACTCTACCCAGCAGATGCCGGCCACGACTACGGTTCGATAAAGGAGAAGGGGTTCTCCAAGCTCGTCATCGAGGAAGGGGGCGAGGTCAGGGTAATTGATAACCCCAGGTGGAAATCTGATTGA
- a CDS encoding ADP-specific glucokinase yields MRLWKGLYMNAYENVTNAMPRVRGVLLAYNTNVDGLKYLETNDLEERIERVGRERVFELVEKPPGRIRNLEELFAGILWSITHGKAAEWFVESDEVREYLMEWGWDELRMGGQAGIMANLLGGVYRVPVVVHVPQNTETQAGLFMDGPIYVPRFYDSAFELVHPREAVEDGEDLIHYIYEFPRGFRVFEVEAPRENRFIANADDYNARVYMRREFREHFKKIAERVDLAIISGLHVLKERYSDGSTYRDVLDRVASQLRVLNRLGVKSHFEFAYTASEAVREGIIEMLGNFTSVGLNEVELASVMEIVGDSTLAEEVLNGDLFATIDAMNLLMDETGIERIHFHTYGHYMALTRYRGEHVRDALLFAALAAAAKAMHGNLERLPQVRDALSVPTNERAFPLVEALEREMDMENGIVDMTDRQLAFVPTKIVASPKSTVGIGDTISSSAILGEFARTL; encoded by the coding sequence ATACGCCTCTGGAAGGGCCTCTACATGAACGCCTACGAGAACGTTACTAACGCAATGCCCCGTGTAAGGGGTGTTCTCCTCGCGTACAACACCAACGTGGACGGTTTAAAGTACCTCGAGACAAATGACCTTGAGGAGAGGATTGAGAGGGTCGGCAGGGAGCGGGTGTTTGAGCTCGTGGAGAAGCCGCCCGGAAGGATAAGGAACCTCGAGGAGCTGTTTGCAGGAATACTCTGGAGCATAACACACGGAAAAGCGGCCGAATGGTTCGTCGAGAGCGACGAAGTCAGGGAGTACCTCATGGAGTGGGGATGGGACGAGCTGAGGATGGGCGGTCAGGCGGGGATAATGGCCAACCTCCTCGGCGGTGTTTACAGGGTTCCGGTAGTGGTGCACGTGCCCCAGAACACGGAGACGCAGGCGGGCCTCTTCATGGATGGACCCATTTACGTTCCTCGCTTCTACGACAGCGCCTTTGAGCTGGTGCACCCGAGAGAGGCCGTTGAGGACGGAGAGGACCTCATCCACTACATATACGAGTTCCCGCGCGGCTTCAGGGTCTTTGAGGTAGAGGCTCCGAGGGAGAACCGCTTCATAGCGAACGCCGACGACTACAATGCGAGGGTGTACATGAGGAGAGAGTTTAGGGAGCACTTCAAGAAGATAGCCGAGAGGGTTGACCTAGCGATAATAAGCGGCCTGCACGTGCTGAAGGAGCGCTATTCCGATGGAAGCACGTATAGGGATGTCCTCGATAGGGTCGCCTCCCAGCTCCGCGTCCTCAACCGCCTCGGAGTTAAGAGCCACTTCGAGTTCGCCTACACGGCCAGCGAGGCGGTAAGGGAGGGCATAATTGAGATGCTGGGTAACTTCACCAGCGTTGGCCTCAACGAGGTGGAACTCGCCTCCGTGATGGAGATAGTGGGAGATTCCACCCTGGCCGAGGAGGTTCTCAACGGCGACCTGTTCGCCACGATTGATGCGATGAACCTACTGATGGACGAGACGGGGATAGAAAGGATACACTTCCACACCTACGGCCACTACATGGCCCTAACGAGATACAGGGGCGAGCATGTGCGCGACGCGCTCCTCTTCGCAGCGTTAGCGGCCGCGGCCAAAGCGATGCACGGGAACCTCGAGCGTCTCCCGCAGGTGAGGGATGCCCTTTCCGTGCCCACAAACGAGAGGGCCTTTCCCCTCGTGGAGGCACTCGAGCGCGAGATGGACATGGAGAACGGAATCGTTGACATGACGGACAGGCAGCTCGCCTTCGTCCCAACGAAGATAGTGGCCTCCCCGAAGAGCACCGTCGGCATAGGGGACACCATCTCAAGTTCCGCCATCCTCGGCGAGTTCGCCCGCACACTCTAG
- the mpgS gene encoding mannosyl-3-phosphoglycerate synthase, whose product MLLEAPVYKELFGAVEVYEVQKVIKLDTQTRDVGSFTVKNVPREDIYRVLEDIAIVVPMKNEKLQLVDGVLKAIPHQCPIIVVSNSKRDGPNLFKQEIDLIKHFYNLTRSKIVVVHQKDIGLSKAFNEVGYTDILEGDKVRSGKGEGMLIGILLAKAIGAKYVGFVDADNYIPGSVNEYVKDYAAGFLMSESDYSMVRLSWRHKPKVSKRGLYFKKWGRVSEITNRYMNALFGAGTNFETSIIATGNAGEHAMSIKLAEIMPFSTGYSIEPFELVYLFERFGRWQGVEEYREVYDQGVEVFQIETLNPHLHEEKGSEHVADMILSSLGVIYHSSLATKGLKESILEDLKLHGLLGEGEEPPKPKVMPPVGDLDVEKWMKTLESNSETLFHFEV is encoded by the coding sequence ATGCTTTTGGAGGCTCCCGTATACAAGGAGCTGTTCGGGGCCGTGGAGGTCTACGAAGTTCAAAAGGTAATCAAACTTGATACTCAAACGCGAGACGTGGGGAGCTTCACCGTTAAGAACGTCCCTCGCGAGGACATCTACCGCGTACTCGAGGACATAGCCATAGTCGTGCCCATGAAGAACGAAAAACTCCAGCTCGTGGACGGCGTTCTAAAGGCCATCCCCCACCAGTGCCCCATAATAGTCGTCTCGAACAGCAAACGCGATGGACCTAACCTCTTCAAACAGGAGATTGACCTCATCAAGCACTTCTACAACCTGACCCGCTCGAAGATAGTGGTCGTCCACCAGAAGGACATAGGTCTCTCAAAGGCTTTCAATGAGGTTGGCTACACGGATATACTCGAAGGCGACAAGGTCAGGAGCGGCAAGGGGGAGGGCATGCTAATAGGAATCCTCCTGGCGAAGGCGATAGGGGCCAAGTACGTGGGCTTCGTTGATGCTGACAACTACATACCCGGGTCGGTAAACGAGTACGTCAAGGACTACGCGGCCGGCTTTCTGATGAGCGAGAGCGACTACTCCATGGTAAGGCTCAGCTGGCGCCATAAACCCAAAGTGAGCAAGAGGGGTCTGTACTTCAAGAAGTGGGGGAGGGTGAGCGAGATAACCAACCGCTACATGAACGCCCTCTTCGGGGCCGGCACGAACTTCGAGACGAGCATCATAGCCACGGGGAACGCCGGAGAGCACGCAATGAGCATCAAGCTTGCGGAGATAATGCCCTTCTCAACGGGATACTCTATTGAGCCCTTCGAGCTCGTCTACCTCTTCGAGCGCTTCGGCCGCTGGCAGGGCGTTGAGGAATACCGGGAAGTCTACGACCAGGGTGTTGAGGTGTTCCAGATAGAGACCCTCAACCCGCACCTCCACGAGGAGAAGGGGAGCGAGCACGTTGCGGACATGATACTCAGCTCGCTTGGAGTTATATACCACTCATCCCTCGCCACCAAGGGACTCAAGGAGAGCATACTCGAGGATCTGAAGCTCCACGGTCTCCTCGGGGAGGGGGAGGAACCGCCGAAACCCAAGGTCATGCCCCCTGTGGGCGACCTGGACGTTGAGAAGTGGATGAAAACCCTTGAATCCAACTCGGAAACACTCTTCCACTTCGAGGTGTGA
- the mpgP gene encoding mannosyl-3-phosphoglycerate phosphatase, protein MRVIFLDLDRTLLGDDYSPKPAKGVVKELRRAGFEVVFNSSKTLAEQEYYRRALAVEGPFIVENGSAVVIPADYFPFPIGGVRRGNYILLELGRPYSEIKAVLDCMSDEYGLKYYGNSTLEEVMAFTGLPEELARLAMRRDYSETIFRWGKGGFPEELRKKGLRVSKGSRFVNVTGDTDKGKAASLLLELYSRLGEVESYALGDGENDFPMLEVVDHAFIIGDLSYSGAKHISSLDELLEVVL, encoded by the coding sequence ATGAGGGTGATATTCCTCGACCTCGACAGGACGCTCCTCGGGGATGATTACTCGCCGAAGCCCGCGAAGGGAGTGGTGAAAGAGCTCAGGAGGGCGGGCTTTGAGGTGGTCTTCAACTCATCCAAGACGCTGGCGGAGCAGGAGTACTACAGAAGGGCCCTCGCCGTGGAGGGGCCATTCATAGTCGAGAACGGGAGTGCGGTGGTGATACCCGCGGACTACTTCCCCTTCCCCATTGGCGGCGTGAGGAGGGGGAACTACATCCTGCTGGAGCTTGGGAGACCCTACTCCGAGATAAAGGCCGTCCTCGATTGTATGAGTGATGAATACGGGCTCAAATACTACGGGAACTCAACCCTCGAGGAAGTTATGGCCTTCACGGGACTTCCCGAGGAGCTGGCAAGGCTCGCCATGAGGAGGGACTACAGCGAGACGATATTTCGGTGGGGAAAGGGTGGCTTCCCGGAAGAGCTCCGGAAAAAGGGCCTTCGGGTTTCGAAGGGGAGCAGGTTCGTGAACGTTACAGGCGATACCGACAAGGGAAAAGCCGCTTCCCTGCTCCTGGAACTCTACAGCCGCCTCGGGGAAGTTGAGAGCTATGCCCTGGGCGACGGGGAGAACGATTTTCCCATGCTGGAGGTAGTTGACCACGCTTTCATAATAGGTGACCTCTCATACTCCGGGGCTAAACATATAAGCTCCCTCGACGAATTGCTGGAGGTGGTGTTATGA
- a CDS encoding mannose-1-phosphate guanylyltransferase/mannose-6-phosphate isomerase, whose protein sequence is MKTLILAGGKGTRLWPLSRELMPKQFVRFLDDKSLFQKTVERAVLFSKPKEIFVVTNKEYRFRVLDDLRELGIELPEENVLLEPVGKNTLPAIYWGIKRVHETFGESAVAVLPSDHLIEANEAYMEAFERAERLSRGYLVTFGIKPNRPHTGYGYIKPGEKLEGGYKVEEFKEKPDLETAKMYVENGYYWNSGMFLFNTSLFLEEVEEHAPEVAGAFEEGKTIEEAYELTPEISVDYGVMEKTDKAAVVPLNTLWNDLGSFDAIYEVMDKDDEGNAVKIANHGAEYIGVNSRGNLVMTKRLTATIGVENLIIVDTDDALLIAHRGEAQRVKEVYNLLKEQKDERAIVHRTAYRPWGSYTVLEEGERYKIKRLTVLPGKRLSVQMHYHRSEHWVVVRGTAKVIVGDKELLLRPGESTFIPAGVKHRLENPGKVVLEVIETQIGEYLGEDDIVRFEDDFGRG, encoded by the coding sequence ATGAAGACGCTTATCCTGGCAGGAGGAAAGGGCACGAGGCTGTGGCCCCTGAGCAGGGAGCTAATGCCAAAGCAGTTCGTCCGCTTCCTTGACGATAAATCCCTCTTCCAGAAAACAGTTGAGAGGGCCGTCCTCTTCTCAAAGCCAAAGGAGATATTCGTGGTGACCAATAAGGAGTACCGATTCAGAGTTCTCGACGATTTAAGGGAACTTGGAATAGAGCTCCCGGAGGAGAACGTCCTCCTTGAGCCCGTGGGAAAGAACACCCTACCTGCCATCTACTGGGGTATAAAGAGGGTACACGAGACATTCGGAGAGTCGGCCGTTGCGGTTCTTCCGAGCGACCACCTCATAGAGGCGAACGAAGCTTACATGGAGGCCTTTGAGAGGGCTGAGAGACTCTCGAGGGGGTACCTCGTCACGTTCGGCATAAAACCCAACAGGCCCCACACCGGCTACGGCTACATAAAGCCCGGGGAGAAGCTTGAGGGTGGATATAAGGTGGAGGAATTTAAAGAAAAGCCTGACCTCGAAACGGCCAAGATGTACGTGGAGAACGGCTATTACTGGAACAGCGGCATGTTCCTCTTCAACACCTCCCTCTTCCTCGAGGAGGTGGAGGAGCACGCACCCGAGGTCGCCGGGGCCTTCGAGGAGGGTAAAACCATAGAGGAGGCCTACGAGCTAACCCCCGAGATAAGCGTGGACTACGGCGTCATGGAGAAGACGGATAAAGCAGCGGTGGTGCCCCTCAACACCCTCTGGAACGACCTAGGAAGCTTCGATGCCATATACGAGGTTATGGACAAGGACGACGAAGGGAACGCCGTCAAAATAGCGAACCACGGCGCGGAGTACATAGGGGTGAACTCCCGGGGTAACCTCGTGATGACGAAGAGGCTGACCGCGACGATAGGCGTGGAAAACCTAATAATCGTTGACACGGACGACGCGCTCCTCATAGCGCACCGCGGCGAAGCCCAGAGGGTGAAGGAAGTCTACAACCTTCTGAAGGAGCAGAAGGACGAGCGCGCGATAGTCCACAGGACGGCCTACAGGCCCTGGGGGAGCTACACCGTGCTCGAAGAGGGCGAGCGCTACAAGATAAAGCGCCTAACGGTTCTTCCAGGGAAGAGGCTCAGCGTTCAGATGCACTACCACAGGAGCGAGCACTGGGTCGTGGTGAGGGGAACCGCGAAAGTTATCGTCGGGGATAAGGAGCTCCTCCTTAGACCGGGCGAGAGCACTTTTATTCCGGCCGGAGTGAAGCACCGCCTTGAGAACCCGGGCAAGGTCGTCCTTGAGGTCATCGAGACGCAGATAGGGGAATACCTCGGCGAGGACGACATAGTCCGCTTTGAGGACGACTTCGGCAGGGGATAA
- the glmM gene encoding phosphoglucosamine mutase yields MRRIFGTFGVRGIANEYITPEFALKMGMAFGTMLRREGRKKPLVVVGRDTRVSGEMLKEALISGLLSTGCDVIDVGIAPTPAVQWATAHFNADGGAVITASHNPPEYNGIKLLEPNGMGLKKEREAVVEEVFFSEDFYRARWDEIGDLRKEDVIKPYIEAIKARVDVEAIRKRRPFVVVDTSNGAGSLTLPYLLRELGCKVVSVNAHPDGHFPARNPEPNEENLREFKEIVKALGADFGVAQDGDADRSVFIDENGRFIQGDRTFALVADAVLRENGGGLLVTTIATSNLLDDIAKRNGAKVMRTKVGDLIVARALLENNGTIGGEENGGVIFPDFVLGRDGAMTTAKIVEIFARSGKRFSELIDELPKYYQFKTKRHVEGDRKAIVGKVAELAEKKGYNVDTTDGTKILFDDGWVLVRASGTEPIIRIFSEAKSEEKAKEHLELGLELLENALH; encoded by the coding sequence ATGAGAAGGATATTCGGAACCTTCGGCGTGAGGGGGATAGCGAACGAGTACATAACCCCCGAGTTCGCGCTCAAGATGGGAATGGCCTTCGGGACGATGCTGAGGAGGGAAGGAAGGAAAAAACCGCTCGTCGTCGTCGGCAGGGACACGAGGGTGAGCGGCGAGATGCTGAAGGAAGCGCTCATCAGCGGGCTTTTGAGTACGGGCTGCGACGTCATAGATGTTGGCATAGCCCCAACGCCCGCCGTTCAGTGGGCGACGGCACACTTTAATGCCGACGGGGGGGCAGTCATAACGGCCTCCCACAATCCACCGGAGTACAACGGCATAAAGCTCCTCGAACCTAACGGCATGGGGCTGAAGAAGGAGCGTGAGGCAGTCGTTGAAGAAGTCTTCTTCAGTGAGGATTTTTACCGGGCCAGATGGGACGAGATAGGTGATCTGAGGAAGGAGGACGTAATAAAGCCCTACATCGAGGCGATAAAGGCGAGAGTTGACGTTGAGGCGATAAGGAAGAGGAGGCCCTTCGTCGTCGTTGACACCTCGAACGGCGCCGGCAGCTTAACCCTCCCCTACCTCTTAAGGGAGCTCGGCTGTAAGGTCGTTTCGGTAAATGCTCACCCAGACGGCCACTTCCCGGCGAGGAACCCCGAGCCCAACGAGGAGAACCTGCGGGAGTTCAAGGAGATAGTGAAGGCCCTTGGAGCGGACTTCGGCGTGGCCCAGGACGGTGACGCCGACAGGTCCGTGTTCATTGACGAGAACGGCCGCTTCATCCAGGGAGACAGGACGTTCGCCCTCGTTGCGGATGCAGTCCTTAGGGAGAACGGGGGTGGGCTTCTCGTAACAACCATAGCGACTTCCAACCTCCTGGACGACATAGCAAAGAGGAACGGCGCGAAGGTTATGAGAACGAAGGTAGGTGATTTAATCGTTGCCCGGGCTCTCCTCGAAAACAACGGAACCATAGGCGGTGAGGAGAACGGCGGCGTTATTTTCCCGGACTTCGTGCTCGGCAGGGACGGGGCCATGACCACAGCCAAGATAGTCGAGATATTCGCTAGGAGCGGGAAGAGGTTCAGCGAGCTGATAGATGAGCTCCCGAAGTACTACCAGTTCAAGACGAAGAGGCACGTTGAGGGCGACAGGAAGGCGATAGTGGGAAAGGTGGCCGAACTCGCTGAAAAGAAGGGCTACAACGTGGACACCACGGACGGGACGAAGATACTCTTCGATGACGGCTGGGTGCTCGTGAGGGCGAGCGGAACCGAGCCGATAATCAGGATTTTCAGCGAGGCGAAGAGCGAGGAGAAAGCCAAGGAGCACCTCGAGCTGGGGCTGGAGCTTCTGGAGAACGCCCTCCATTGA
- the sepF gene encoding cell division protein SepF: MGLFDKIKKEEPRKARPLTIKKDVKGQPPAKAEVEVVPLEEDELAKQIVKPQVRYVKKIIVTSYSDLEAISREVQEGNLVIADLTPLESKPEVVEKVSEQIVGMVRALDGSIAKISKYEIKLLITPPDIKIAK; the protein is encoded by the coding sequence ATGGGACTGTTCGACAAGATTAAGAAAGAGGAGCCAAGGAAGGCAAGACCGCTTACAATAAAGAAGGACGTGAAGGGACAGCCCCCCGCAAAGGCGGAGGTCGAGGTAGTCCCTCTCGAGGAGGACGAGCTCGCAAAGCAGATAGTGAAGCCCCAGGTAAGGTACGTAAAGAAGATAATCGTCACGAGCTACTCGGACCTTGAGGCGATTTCAAGGGAGGTTCAGGAGGGCAACCTCGTAATAGCCGACCTCACCCCGCTAGAATCAAAGCCGGAAGTCGTCGAGAAGGTCTCCGAGCAGATAGTCGGAATGGTTAGGGCCCTTGACGGGAGCATCGCAAAGATATCAAAGTACGAGATAAAGCTTCTTATAACGCCGCCCGACATAAAGATAGCCAAGTGA
- a CDS encoding ZPR1 zinc finger domain-containing protein, whose protein sequence is MGEIQEVRLGDCPICGAKNSLKALQFIHEIPYFGKVMESTIICENCNYRNADVMVLEEKEPRLYTLRVEEEKDLFTRVVRSKSGTVELEEVGVTVEPGPAAQGFITNVEGLIERVKDALITTRNFKSQEGDEEAVKKVDELLEYLEEVRDGKKPLTVRIMDPFGHSALIGEKVKSRLLTQEEIKSLSTGPYVVYEPDQEG, encoded by the coding sequence ATGGGCGAGATTCAGGAGGTTAGACTGGGCGATTGTCCCATATGCGGCGCGAAGAACAGCCTCAAAGCGCTCCAGTTCATCCACGAGATTCCCTACTTCGGCAAGGTCATGGAGAGCACGATAATATGCGAGAACTGCAACTACAGGAATGCGGACGTGATGGTTCTGGAGGAGAAGGAGCCGAGGCTCTACACCCTCCGCGTTGAGGAGGAGAAGGACCTCTTCACGCGCGTCGTGAGGAGCAAGAGCGGAACGGTCGAGCTTGAGGAAGTCGGGGTAACCGTGGAGCCGGGGCCAGCGGCCCAGGGCTTCATAACCAACGTCGAGGGGCTCATAGAGAGGGTCAAGGATGCCCTCATAACCACGCGGAACTTCAAGAGCCAGGAGGGGGACGAGGAGGCAGTCAAAAAGGTGGACGAACTCCTTGAGTACCTTGAGGAGGTCAGGGATGGCAAAAAGCCGCTCACTGTGAGGATAATGGACCCCTTCGGCCACAGCGCCCTCATAGGGGAGAAAGTAAAGAGCAGGCTGCTCACGCAGGAGGAAATAAAGAGCCTCAGCACGGGCCCCTACGTAGTCTACGAGCCTGATCAGGAGGGGTAA
- the pbp11 gene encoding tRNA-binding protein Pbp11, protein MFRRLFGRNRGIEVATRKPTGRFRVSRVLALPGRKALLGEVLEGVIYPGYKLKGKGVALVRSIERERRRVDFAVPGDEVALITEGEIEAGEGEVLEVYPS, encoded by the coding sequence ATGTTCCGCCGCCTCTTTGGGAGGAATCGAGGAATTGAGGTAGCCACCCGAAAACCCACGGGAAGGTTCAGGGTCTCAAGGGTGCTCGCGCTTCCGGGTAGAAAGGCGCTCCTCGGGGAGGTGCTCGAGGGAGTTATCTACCCGGGCTACAAGCTCAAGGGGAAAGGAGTGGCCCTAGTGAGGAGCATAGAGCGGGAGAGAAGAAGGGTTGACTTTGCAGTTCCGGGTGACGAGGTGGCCCTTATAACCGAAGGGGAGATTGAAGCAGGAGAGGGGGAAGTCCTGGAGGTTTACCCCTCCTGA
- a CDS encoding PH domain-containing protein: MKTELPKGILENLSPGEEVLYAIRKKFSLEAKPKWLVVTDRRILYVDEKILGRYELMAVPYEKLEQVYVKVGKMYAEFSIMKEDGEEIKLERMDKTEAREAIESIRDALNEIAVEPVSIERKKHLLSEEWTIHKPREVVSRSMRLEPRARTVEKEDPLEKLKKLKELYDMGVISQEEYEEKRKKLLDRI, from the coding sequence ATGAAGACTGAGCTCCCGAAGGGCATCCTTGAAAACCTCTCCCCCGGGGAGGAGGTACTATACGCGATACGGAAGAAGTTCAGCCTTGAGGCAAAGCCCAAGTGGCTCGTCGTGACGGACAGGCGCATCCTGTACGTTGACGAGAAGATTCTCGGCAGGTACGAGCTGATGGCAGTGCCCTACGAGAAGCTGGAGCAGGTTTACGTCAAGGTAGGCAAGATGTACGCGGAGTTCTCCATTATGAAGGAGGATGGGGAGGAGATAAAGCTCGAGAGGATGGATAAGACTGAGGCACGTGAGGCAATAGAATCCATAAGGGACGCTTTGAACGAAATAGCGGTGGAGCCGGTTTCGATAGAGCGGAAAAAGCACCTCCTGAGTGAGGAGTGGACGATACACAAACCCAGAGAGGTCGTGAGCAGGTCAATGAGGCTTGAACCCCGGGCAAGGACGGTGGAGAAGGAAGACCCGCTTGAGAAGCTCAAGAAGCTCAAGGAGCTCTACGATATGGGAGTGATAAGTCAGGAGGAGTATGAAGAGAAGAGAAAGAAGCTCCTCGACAGGATATGA